The Gossypium hirsutum isolate 1008001.06 chromosome A13, Gossypium_hirsutum_v2.1, whole genome shotgun sequence nucleotide sequence tgtattcAATCAAAAATGACTAAGAAGTCGTTTCCTAATAAATGTAAAAGGAATTCGTAAGTGTTAGATTCAATTCATTCGAATGTTTGTGAATTAAATGGAGCATTAACATGAGGTGGAAAACGatattttatcacttttataAACGACTTCTCTATATTTACTTATGTGTGTGAGAAGTAAAGACGAGGCTTTTGATAAGTTTAAACGTTTTAAAATTGAGGTTGAGAATTTGTTTAGTAAGAAAATCAAAATGCTTCGTAGTGATAGAGGTGGTGAATATTTTTCAaatgaatttaatatattttgtgaGGAACAAGGTGTGGTACATAAGTGTTTCGCGCCTTATACTCCGTAACAAAATGGTTTGGCAGAAAGAAAGAACTGTACTTTAGTATATATAGTTAACTTGATGTTTTTAAATGCTAAACTTCCATATAATCTATAGGGTGAAACATTATTGATTGCGTGTTATATTTTTAACAGAATACCATCGATAAAATTCAAAGTATCTTCATATGAGTTATGGAAGGGTCAAATGTCAAACTCAGATTATTTCAAAGTGTGGGGGTGTTTGGCTTACTATAGAGTTCCCGACCAACAGAGAACAAAGTTAGGTCCAAGAGCCATCAATGGTGCATTCGTTGGATATGCTCAACACTCTAAGGCTTATCGTgttttttgtcttaatgtcaaataagataattgaaacaagagaTGTTGTATTCATTGAAAATAAAGTTTTTAATGATTCAACAGATTCAGAAAAAGAATATCAACCAATGATCTTAAGTGATCAAACCAAAAGAAGTAAAAGCCGAGGAAAATTCAAAGTAAGAGAAGTAAAGGACTTTGGTCCTAATTTCATTTCCTCGCAATCTTTGGCATTCCTTATTAAGGGAAATAAAGAATCCGTAATTAAGAAGATCCCCATAATTTTTATATGAATGGTGATCCACAATCCTATGGTGAAGCCATGACTTCTAGGGATGCAGCATTTTGGAAAAAAAGGCGAtcaatgatgaaatggattcaatattATCCAACAATATTTGGATTCTAGTTGATCTTCCTCATAGATTAAAGCCTATCGGGTTTAAATAGGTGTTTAAAAGGAAGAATACTCCAACAAAGGGTTCTCCAACCTTTAAGGCTAGGTTGGTGGCTAAAAGATTTAGGCAAAAAGAAAGCCTAGATTATTTTGACACTTATGTACCAGTGCCTAGGATGACCTTCATTTGAATTCTTATAGCACTTGCATCTATCCATAAGTTACATATACATCAAATAGATGTTAAGACGACTTTTTTGAATGGTGATCTTGAAGAGGAAGTCTACATAGATCAACCAGAAGGTTTTATGCTTCTTGGGAATGAACATAAGGTGTGTAAATTGATCGAGTGTAATTATTTGTCTCTATGTAGAGGATTTGTTCATTTTTTGTACGAACATGGAAGGTGTTCGTGAGACCAAAGAGTATCTagcttcaaaatttaaaataaaggatctCAATGAGGTAGATACAATTCTAGGAATAAAGGTGGAAAAGCATGAAAATGGCTTTGCACTAAGTCAATCTCACTACATTGAGAAAGTATTGGAAAAGTTTAAACACTTGAATCCATACGATTTGAACTTCAAGTTAAGTGAGAATAATGGCAGGGTTATAGCGCAAATTAAGTAGACTAGCGCGATCGGAAGTCTAATGTATGCAATGCATTGCACTAGACCCGACATCACATTTGCTGTGTACAAATTGGCGAGATTTATAAGGTGTCCTAGTATTGATAATTGGAAAGGAATTTGTAGAATTTTTTGCTAtcttaagaaaacaaaaattttgggaTTATTCTATAGTAATTATCCCGTAGTACTAGAAGGTTAATTGGATGCAAGTTGGATTACAAGTCTAAGTGACAATAAGTCCACATCGGGATGGATTTTTACAATCGGAGGTGGAGCCATTAGTTGGGcctccaagaaacaaacatgcaTTTCACATTCAACTATGGAGGCTGAATTTATAGCCTTAGCAGCTACTGACAAGGAAGTGAAATGGCTTAGAGATCTCTTGCTAGATATAAAGTTGTGGCCACAACGTAGGTTCATCATTTTGGTATATTGTGATAGTGAATTTACCATGTCTCGAGCGTACAATAAGGTGTACAATAGAAagtctagacatataaatttgaGACATGAGTATGTGAGACAATTGATTAGGGACGGTGTGATAACTGTTACCTATGTTAAGTCAATTGACAATTTAACGGATCCATTGACAAAAGGTTTGTCAAGAGATTTGGTTAATAGTACAACCACTAAGATGGGATTAAAACCATTCTAATCGCGTAATTGATAATGGAAACCCTACCTTATTCTATCCAAAAGTTAGTTCCAAGGTTCAAAGGGTAATAACAAGTTATCAAATGACAACATACACTAGGGATCAGGATTTAGTGTTTATGTTTTAAAAGGATGAGTTTTACTCTTAATGGATGGACATTAATTGTCATGAAATCCACTTATATGGACATAAAGTGATGCCGCTTCAACAAgattttctttatggttttctcTTGTACATGTTCATGAAACGAGATGAGCACATGGCCATAATGGTGCTAAAGcaaattaaatgcttattctaaTACTTTACgattatgtgtgaaatttttccGGTATTAACTTTAGGAGTGATGATTCAAGTGACTAGCCACCATTCACTTTGTTGATAATATGAGAGTTTACATAAAGGAAGGTTCAATATGCGGACACCCTTCTTTATGCATAATTGTTGCGTACTTATTTTCTGGAATTAACAATCTATATGGGATTGATGGAAAGTATAGATTGCAAACTAATATGAGCactattcaaattaaaagtgatgatttatcatTTTACAAATTTAGTTATTCATAAGCactattcaaattaaaagtgatgatttatcatcCAATGAATTCATTTCCATGGGACATGTTTCTGCCAAGGAGTATGTCCAATATGACAGTTTGTGGCTCTTCAAATTGTATTCATTGAGTGCATATAAATAGAGACATTATGGTGCTcacaaatatgcaattacaatcaattttattttcaaaagataGAGTAAGAATTAGAGAATTCTTCTATTTTGCTAATAAAAGGAAATTCAAAACTTCGTTATATCCCGAGAGGACCTTTGTCTTAACCCTCTAGCAACTTTGTGTGGAGGAAAATAGTTTTCTTTAGAAAGCGTCACCCGCACCTCGAAGTGTACTGTTTATTTCCATATAAGTCTCCAATTCTATTGTCTCCATTCAAATATCCAACATAATACATAGAGATTTGAAAGCTGGTAATGTTCTATTAGACAATGAAATGAACCCTAAAATTTCAGACTTTAAACTGGCTAGGAGTTTTGGAGAAAAGGAAACTGAGGCAAACACAAACAAAGTGGTGGGAACATAATGAGTAAAAATCCGAAACAACCAAGTTTTAATTCAATTAGGTTCATGCTATTGGAGGTTtgacataaaattcataattatatGCAGCGGTTATATAGCTCTTGAGTATGCAATTGATGGTCTATACCCCATTAAATTCGAAGTCTTCAACTATAGAGTATTGGCGCTTGAAATCATGACAGGAAAACGTAACAGAGGTTTCTGTCATCCAGATCATCATCTTATTCTTCTTGGCCATGTATGTCTTTCTCAAACCATGTTTGATAAAATGTATTCAAGTGTTTGTTTGGTGAATATGTAGGCATGGAGACTGTTTGGTGAAGGAAAATCCATGAAGTTGGTAGCATCAACAATTAGGGGAACTTGCATTCCATCTGAAACAATGAGATCAATCCATGTTGGCTTGTTCGTGCAACAAAGTCTAGAAGATAAACCAAACATGGCTAATATAATATAGTATTGATGTTGGGAAGTTGAGGGCCACTGCTAAACCCCAAACAACCAGGTTTTTTCACTGAAAGGGATTTTGTTGAATGTACGTCGTCTTCATCAAACGCCCACAAACTCTTAACATCTAATGATTTCACCATTGGAATGCCAGAAgcaagataaaagaaaaaaagctaATGACTTTTACAAGTTGCTTTTGCTTGCCtcatttagaattttatttttcaattgaaaCATATTTACTATCTTTTGAGgacttcaaattttcttttaagctatagagtaaaaaaaaaactgaaacgaTGAAAAATTAAAGAGGTAGAAAATTAGAATGATGAAAAACCTAAGTTTTTTATAGGCGTGCTagataagaaaatagaaaaagaaaaaagtaattttcttttcatcagaagaaaaaataaaaagaaagaaaataaaacatttaaaataaacataattttaaactAAAGTACATTTCTGTCATTTTCTCTTGTCTCGTTATTCTAATTTGAAAAGATaagttttttttcattaaaattaaaatggaaaatgaTGATTTTTTCTATTTACTTTCCTCTCAACCAAGCAcattcaaattttgtttttcttttttttttttttttcacttttccaCTCCTTCCTTCCATCCTCCACTTTTTCACCCAACCAAACACACCTATAGGTTTCTAGGAAAACTCTCTTCTCCCTACAAGCCTACTTCTTTCACCCAAGCCTTGGTTTCGGCCAAATCTTGGTTTTGGAGAGACCGTTAGGTCAGCGCCACTCACATCTCCAGACCTTGAAATGACCTCTTCCACTTTATGCTTGTATCTATTTTGACAATGCAAGTCAATTAGGTCAGCTTTCACAGACCCAGACTTAAATGCAAGTGCCGGGCATGGATTTTGAATACGGGTTAAATATTTGGCGTGTTACACTCGTATCCATGTCCGAATGTGTATCATATAGACAAATGTTGAATATGAACACTCGAAAGAGAAGTTCATGgaaaatgttaatattttatgCCCTGCACTATGGTATCAAAGAAAACATGAATACCTCATAAAACCGAAACCAAATGTCGACACCAATGTCATCTGACAGTATATCACATTGCAGTAAAGCCTCGAGCACCATTAAAATCGAAATCAAGAACCTCACCAACCATACAATAAACATCATCAATACATAGACTTATACAAAGAAGAGATGAAAGCAGGGGAAAAAAACCCAACATCTTTTAACCAAGCATTTCAATGACTTATCTTCGTGCCGGTGAATCCCTCACGAATGAGAGCCTTCTCTATGCTATCTACAACACAAGAAAAGCAAGACAAAATCGATTAGATTAGAGTACTGAAAAAATGAATAACAAATGTGACTTATTGTTTAAGATATTTCAACATCAATAACCTGGTACTGATAGTATAATCTGAAATTACCAGGAACTTGCTAAGCATCTGCAATGAAAGAAGCATTTAACAGTTGTTAAATTACAAGATGTGGTAAGTTCAATAATTCAGCAACTCAAACAAAATTCATATTAAACTGAAGTACATGAAAAAACTCAGAAAGCATTGCTACTAGAACATGTGATGGATTTCATAACAAGCAAGCTCATATGTAGTTCAACCGTGTTTCACAATCAATGGCctaaataagcaaataaagaCAAGGAAATTGTGCGTGATCAAGGCATATCATGTAGCATCTGTAGTTATCTTTTCCCTCCCAAATTAACTTCCCAAATTGGAATCCAAATATTTTCTACCTTACCCACCATGGCAGATAAAACACTTAATGGTATGTAGTGAAGTAAAATATATGAAATCGAGAGAGGAAATCACACTGAAGCAATTTAACTTCCCATATTCTCCCAGCTAAAGTAACTATTAATCATGTGACTATTTGTGCCTCCCATAACAAAAGCTTCTGATAGTCTTTTTACGCTCCAATCAATCATCTTAATTTCCAAAACTAGAAATACCAATTCCTTCAAGCATCATCTTGATTCATCTTAACCCCTAAGTAGACAAAAAACTGCTCAAAACACAATGAACTGAAAACTTCATGAGCGGACCAAACTTTCCAGTTTTGCAGTCACTCATAAccatatatcatatattcatGCTTGGATGTCCACAGACTAAACAGGTTAACAAATAATTGTAATCACTATCTGCATGTCTTTCTTATACACCAAGTCATAGTACCAACATCAAGCACACCACACTACTAGATATCGTCCTCCTTAATCAAATCATCATTTCCAATCACTGATTCATATTTCAGTCAGCTCCAAATTTAACAACATAACATCCATAACGAAACTCAAAGCAAGGAAAACTATTCCTATCAATTCTTTATGCACATTTGCTTACTTGATATGAACATTCATGGACGACTCACTTGTTATTATACCAAGTTAGCAATAACATGCACAACCTGTTTATACACCAAGAACACCACACACCACATGCCTTCCTTATTAACTCATTAGCTCTGTTGTCAATCACCCATCTTGCATCTCCTTCTCAATTAAGTTGTAACCAGCAACATAATTCAAGAGGGCAGAACTAATCTTATCCGCCTGTCTAATAGTAAGAATTAGACTAAACAATATAAAAGCTACACAAATAACACGAAACTAAGCATTTCCCACACTACCTGGGAAGTGTAAAATAAATATCCTGTTATATTACCATGCAGCATTTTATCCGCTAATGTGATGAAAAACTACTGAAACCTTCCAAATTAAGTAACAATAAACTTGCCAAGAAaccaaattttgattttaaaaaatacaacttTTCCCAATATGTGGTTATCTACTGGGATGATAATATGCTAAAATTTAACAAGAAAACCTAATTCATACCAAGAAAAACCAACCTACGCTAACTTAAATATTGTATCCACCATAACACCAACAATTTAAGCCCTTTCCAGCTAAATGTCATCAGCCATATAAATCACATTACGCTGCTGTGCACCTAATCATCATCTAAAACATTTTAAACACATTAATCAAGAAAGTAAACACTAAGACCATCCTCATTAAACATCTAAACACTGCCAAGTAACCAAATTTCAGTCattaaaaaccaaaatcaaaTTAAACCAGTATGCAGGATCAGCTATATAGATCATATGATGCAACTTTGCTAAATGAACTGCTTAATTCACACAAATTAATCATTGCAAACAAGTACAGATATCCTGAATCAAATTGaaacaacaaaaaagaaataaCCTTTGCCATCTTTTTCCACCACCTCGGTCTCCTTAACATTGACGACAGGGGCGGCATCCCCGCCGTCTTTATCTTCAGGGTACCTAACAACAATGACAGGACAAACACAATGATGCACGCAATAATCACTAACACTTCCCAACCTCCCATCACTCCCTCTTTTCTCAGCTCCAAACCCCCTACTCCCCATTATAACAGCACTCAACCCCAACCTCTCCACCTCAAGACACAATCTTTCCCTCATATCATGATCTTTGACTATATGAATCTTGAAGTGAATCCCAGCTTCCTTCAAGGGTTTGGCCAAATCCGCCGCCTTTGAAGCCGTGAAGGCATCGAAATCGTCTTCCAGTTGCTTCTGGGACTGTGGAGTTTCCGGGTTTTGCGGGGTTTGAGGGAGTGGACCCCAGTCAGCTCCAAAGAGTACTGAAGTGGGGGACACGTGGAGAAGGATGACGGCGTCACCGGGCCTGAGGTAGTTCTGGACAGCCCAACGAACGGCAAAAGCAGACTCATCGGAGAGGTCGACGGCTACCCCGATCTTACGTCGGGCACCGGATGTTGGGGTGGGGGTAGCAGCAGAGGTAGGGTGGTGAGGGGATGATGGGTGGTGGATCTTGATAGTTGGAAGCTGAGGGTGGTCAGTGTTATCAGCGGGATTCATTTTCTTTCCGCAAAAACAAGAAAAGGAGAGAGCTTTTGAGGTAAAGGGAGTGTGGTTTGAAACGTTAGTTTAGGAGAgggaaagaaagggagaaagggGGAAAGGGGAGAAGAACTTGAGTTTGAAGACTGGGATGTGGAGAGCAGACAAAGTCGACAAAAACAAATGTGGAAAGGAAAAGATTTCTCGTGGGAAAGGAATTTGGAaccattttattttcttcttttttgtattGCAGCTTTGGGTTTGGGTTTTTCTTGGAGGTGTTCCAGTGGACTTTGAGTTCTTGAATAGCCCAACCTCTCTTTGTTGTTTCTCTGCCCGCGCACCATCAAATCCTGCCCTCCACGCTCTTTTATCCacattttgttttctattttttaattttcgatgTATCACATTTTTACCGTTACTATCATTTTTAatgtttagaaaattattaatactaattttaaataaatatttttaattatagttgataatgatattttttagtttttaacttatatataaatttaaaattacataagAAAGTAACTATAatgttaatttgataaaggaAATAATTAGATAAAGTAACATACAACAATTATAATAATACTCCATGATAAAGATATTcacaattacaaaaaaaaaaagaaaagaaacaatggAAATAAGTTCTTTTGTCTGCTAGGATTTTTTAGCAAGccttttctttatttcatttgctGAGTTTCAAGGCAGCATAATCTAAGGTTTGGCTATTTTGGACAAAGTGCGAGTTCTAATAAGGATTTGATAGTCAATAGAGGTAGAAATCGCAAATCTAAACCTGGAGGATGAGGAGGAGGAACCAGTTCCATGTGAAAAAGATTTGAGTATGGAAGATGATAAACATCGATTTTGTTTAGTAGGAAAAGCACTAACTAATTGTGTAGTTCACTTTCCTTCTCACAAAAGAACTTTGGTTGATCTATGGCATTCATTAGGGGGAGTAATAATCTTAGATTTAGGGGAAAGCGATATCTATTTTGATTTTTCTACGAGGTGGATATAAAGAGGGTGATGGATGGCATGCCATGGTCATTCAACAGGCATCCTATAGTTTTTCATCAATTAGTTAACGAGGAAGATCTAAAGCAAATTCCTTTaaattatacttattttttttattcaagtccATAATTTGTTGTTCGGGGTAATATCGAAGGGGTTAGCAAGGAAACTAGGGGATTTTATAGGGTAATTCACACAATATGAAGTTGTGTTGATCTCAAAGGGGAATGAAGGTACATGCAATTTAGGGTGAAAATTGACGTAAGACTAGCTTTGACAAGAAAGTAAAAATTGGCTTTGGGACAAAGATGAGATGGATATGCCTAATTTCAATATGAGATGCTTAGTTTGTTCTGCTTTCTATGTGGAAAATTAGGTCATGGGGAAGGTTTATGTCCGGTTAGAAAGACAATTGGGATCTaagaagttaaatttgaatgAGACTCATCACTAAGAGCACCATCAAGGAATGAGATTTCTGCCGATAGTAAATGGCTAAGAGAAGATGTGTTGAGCGGTTTCCAAAGGGGTAATAACTCTATTAGTCTTGAGATAGACTTTCGAAACAAAGTAGGAGTAGAATGAGACGAATTTGTACAAAAAGAGTGGTCAATGGGCCAAAAAGAAACCATACAATAGAACAAACCAATTGAGTTTTGTGAAGGAATGAAAAGATAAAGAATAAGGAATGAACTTTCAGATAGGAATGATAGTCTGGGTGCACTGATTCAACTTATTGAGAGATCAGTGGCCGCTGGTAAGCGTGTTGACCGGATGAAATGAAAATATAAGTTGAAACGTTCGTGGATTAGGTATCCACGGGTGATTAATCGCCTTCGAAACAAGGTGAGGCATGTACAAccccaaattttatttttgataaaaacaaaattgaatgaaaaaagaaaggaaaaagtttGTGAGAAATATGGTTTACTAACGGAATAGATGTGAAAGCGCATAGATAATAAAGGGGGATTCTCAATTGGATGGAAAGGAGAGTATACGATACAGTTGAGAAGTTTCTTAGCAAACCATGTTGATATGGAAGTCATGGAAAAAAAGAAATGTCATTTTAGAGACTTACAGGGCTTTATGGTGCACCAAAGAAACACAAAAGGACTTGGACCCTTTTAAGGTGATTATATTTTCCTTCGAAAAAATGGTGGTCGTTTAAGGAGTGATAGAAACATGGCTCGATTCCAAGAAGTATTGAAGGACTTAGATCTTAATGATGTAGGCTTATGGGGAAAATGGTATTCATAGGAAAAAAGGGAGGTTGCCAGAAAATAATGTTTGTGAAAGAATCAACAGAGGAGTAGTGAATCAAGCATGGTGGGAGATTTTTTGATGGTATTCTTTAAAACACTTAACGCATGTTATATAAGATGATTGTTCGGTCTTGGTAGATTTGGGGATTGATACCAACATATACAAGACTCGGAGGGAATAGGGATTTAGATTCAATTCTAAttgggttttaaaaaatgaatgtGAACAACAAATCA carries:
- the LOC107895299 gene encoding universal stress protein PHOS32; protein product: MNPADNTDHPQLPTIKIHHPSSPHHPTSAATPTPTSGARRKIGVAVDLSDESAFAVRWAVQNYLRPGDAVILLHVSPTSVLFGADWGPLPQTPQNPETPQSQKQLEDDFDAFTASKAADLAKPLKEAGIHFKIHIVKDHDMRERLCLEVERLGLSAVIMGSRGFGAEKRGSDGRLGSVSDYCVHHCVCPVIVVRYPEDKDGGDAAPVVNVKETEVVEKDGKDA